CAGGATATCGGGCTTGGGGGCGGATTCTGGCAAAGCTGAATTTGCGCCCTGCGTCTGCGCCACGGCGGTGGCAGGACCGGCGAGGGCCAAGCCGGTTGCTGCTGCACTCACCGTTCCGAGGAACTTGCGTCTGTTGATCTTCGACTGGTCCATGGGAGATCTCCTGTGTGAGCTTACTGTCAAAACTGCCAGTTGGCAGGCACCCAGGCGTAACCGCCATCGGTCTTGAGCATTCGGCCAAGGCCGGGAAACGGATAGTGGAAACCGAGCACCGGAATCTGATCGGCGGCCGCCCTGTCGAAAATGCGCCGGCGAGAGGCAAGTGCGGTCTCCTTGTCGCGGTCGGGCCCCGGAAGCCAGGACCTGTCCACGTTGACAACCGGGTGGTAGGCAAGGTCGCCGGTCAGCATCAACTGATCATTTCCCGAATGCACGAGGAACGTCGCCATTCCGGGCGTGTGCCCTGAGGCAACAATTGTCGTCAGTCCTGGTAGGATTTCGGCCCCGGCCTCATACAGTTCAACGTCGCTTTTAACCGGCTGCAGGCTGCTCTTGATGGCTGCAGCAAAGCGCAGGCGGAATTCTTCCGGGACCGGCAGGTAAGATAGATCAGGGTCCGTGCGGACGAAGAAATCCCAATCCGCCTTTGGCAGGAAAACGGTGGCGCGGGGAAAAGCCCTGCCACCGTCTGCAGCCCTGAGATTACCAACGTGGTCTGGATGAGTGTGCGAAATGACGATTGCGTCGATATCAGCTGCACTGAGCCCGATCGCAGCCAGATTCTCAAAAAGTCGGCCACCATTTGGACCCATCGTGCCACCGGCCCCGGCTTCGATCAGGATGCGCCGGCCGCCCGTTTCGATCAGAAGGGTGTTCAAGTTGAGCGCCAGGTGGTCGGTTGGAAGAAATGCGCGCCGCAGAACCTCCTGTAGCTCTGCCTCTGGAGCGTCGCTTGCATAGACCCGTGGCGGACCGCCAATCATACCGTCGCTCAAAACCGTTGCGCTTATTTCGCCAATGCGGAAGCGATAGTAACCGGCATTGCCGCTAAGAGAGGATTTTGCCTGTGCTTGTGCAATGCCGCTGCCGCTTACGCCTGGCAAGAGCATGCTCGAGGCGCCGGCGACGGCAGAGAGCATCACAGCCCGTCTCTTGATGGTGAACGCGTTCATCATGGTTCCTTTCAAAATCAATGAGACGCCGAGGCGTATCAGGACATCTCGAAAGACCATGACATCCACGGGCTGCGCTGATAAGTGATGTAAAATAGATCGGCTTGATAAGGTGAGCTTCGCAATCAGTGCGTTACGTCTCGATAGTTTTGATGTTTTTGCCGCTATTGTCCGCTGCGGTGGTTTCCGCGCGGCGGCGCTTGAACGTGGCGTGTCTTCTTCGGCATTGAGTCAAACAATCAACGCGCTGGAAGAGACGCTTGGTATTCGGCTGCTCAATCGGACCACCAGAAGTGTCTTTCCAACGGAGGCCGGGCAACGTCTGCTGGACCGCCTTAATCCAGCCTTGACGGACATCAGGCTTGCCATTGCCGAGGTCGATGAGTTGAGAGATACGCCTTCGGGAACCTTGCGGATCAACGCGCCTGCCCCTGCCGTTGATCATCTTCTGTGCCGCCTCGTCTTCGAGTTCATGGAAACATATCGCGAGGTAAAAGTAGAAATCATCAGTGACGCCGCAGTGATCGACATCGTCGAACAGGGATTCGATGCGGGCGTGAGGTTCGGCAAGCAGTTGGCCCAGGACATGATTGCAGTCCCGTTAGGGCCATCGCTCAGATATGCGATCGTTGGCTCTCCGGACTACATCGAACGGCGAGGTCGGCCCGAAACGCCGCACGATCTCGTCAATCATGACTGCGTAAGGCGACGGTTCCCTGGCGGCACGCTGGTGACATGGCGGTTCACCAATGCAAGCGAAGAGCTCGATGTCACGCCGGACGGACGGCTGACACTCAGTTCGGCGCATAATGAGCTTCAGGCAGCATTGGCCGGCAAAGGCATCGCGCACGTTCTGGACGACTACGCGAAACCTTATGTTCAAAGCGGTCATTTGGTAGAACTCCTCATCGACTGGAGCCCTTCCTTGCCAAGCTGGTTTTTGTATTACCCCAACCGCCGTCTTCCGAGTGCGGCCATGCGCGCATTTCTGGACTATATAAGAGGCTACAAATGGGACACCAGCACATAACCGACCG
The sequence above is drawn from the Pararhizobium qamdonense genome and encodes:
- a CDS encoding MBL fold metallo-hydrolase; this encodes MNAFTIKRRAVMLSAVAGASSMLLPGVSGSGIAQAQAKSSLSGNAGYYRFRIGEISATVLSDGMIGGPPRVYASDAPEAELQEVLRRAFLPTDHLALNLNTLLIETGGRRILIEAGAGGTMGPNGGRLFENLAAIGLSAADIDAIVISHTHPDHVGNLRAADGGRAFPRATVFLPKADWDFFVRTDPDLSYLPVPEEFRLRFAAAIKSSLQPVKSDVELYEAGAEILPGLTTIVASGHTPGMATFLVHSGNDQLMLTGDLAYHPVVNVDRSWLPGPDRDKETALASRRRIFDRAAADQIPVLGFHYPFPGLGRMLKTDGGYAWVPANWQF
- a CDS encoding LysR family transcriptional regulator codes for the protein MSALRLDSFDVFAAIVRCGGFRAAALERGVSSSALSQTINALEETLGIRLLNRTTRSVFPTEAGQRLLDRLNPALTDIRLAIAEVDELRDTPSGTLRINAPAPAVDHLLCRLVFEFMETYREVKVEIISDAAVIDIVEQGFDAGVRFGKQLAQDMIAVPLGPSLRYAIVGSPDYIERRGRPETPHDLVNHDCVRRRFPGGTLVTWRFTNASEELDVTPDGRLTLSSAHNELQAALAGKGIAHVLDDYAKPYVQSGHLVELLIDWSPSLPSWFLYYPNRRLPSAAMRAFLDYIRGYKWDTST